ATAGCTAAGTATAAATCTGCCAATTCCTTGTCAGATTTCTTCTGTAAATATTGTTGATTAAACCATTGTGTTTTTTCAGGACTAAACTTAGCTCCAGATTTACTAACTCTTTGTAAATCAAAACTTTGTATCAATTCTTCTAAACTAAATAGCTCTTGCTCTGTACCTGGATTCCAACCTAATAAAGACAACATATTTACAAATGCCTCGGCAAAATACCCGTCTTCTTTATATCCACGTGAAACATCTCCTGAAGTTTCGTTAGTATATTCTAAAGGAAATACCGGAAATCCTAATTTATCTCCATCACGCTTACTCAATTTCCCTTTTCCTACTGGCTTTAAGATTAATGGTAAATGCGCAAATTTAGGTGCTGTCCAATCAAACGCTCTGTATAACAACACGTGTAATGCCAATGACGGTAACCATTCCTCTCCACGAATTACGTGAGAAATTTCCATTAAATGATCATCTACAATGTTCGCTAAATGATAGGTTGGCATACCATCTGACTTAAATAAAACCTTATCATCCAATAAGTTAGTGTCAATTTTTATTTCTCCACGAATTTCATCTTGTAATACCAAAACTTCATCTTTTGGAGATTTAAAACGTACTACAAATTTCTCACCTGCAGCGATTTTCGCTGTCACTTCTTCAGAAGATAAGGATAATGAGTTTTGTAATTTCTCGCGATTATGCCAATTATAAATAAACGTCTTTCCTTTTTCTTCATGGTCATTTCTATGTGCAGTTAACTCCTCTGCTGTATCAAATGCATAATACGCCCATCCTTTAGCTATTAATTCATCGGCATATTTTTTATATAATTCTTTTCGTTCTGACTGACGATAAGGACCAAACTTTTCATTTCTTCCTGGACCTTCATCAAAAGGTATTTGACACCAATCTAACGAATCAATAATATACTGTTCTGCATTGGCTACGTAACGTGTTTGATCAGTATCTTCAATACGTAATACAAAAGTTCCGTTATGTTTTTTAGCAAATAAATAATTAAACAAGGCAGTTCTAACACCACCCATGTGTAAAGGTCCTGTTGGACTAGGAGCAAAGCGTACTCTTACGTTTTCAGTCATTTTTAAAATTCAATTTGAAAGCGCAAAGATACTTATCATTTTTTCAATTGTAAAGTGGTTTTTATGTAGAAAAGTAGGATGTTAAATCAAAAAGATTCTAATTTAAGAAACGACTATTTATTAATTCTTTTCCTATTGGTAAAAACGTCTTCGATGGTTTTCTTTTGTACAATAAACCTACATTTGGTAGGTCTAATAAAGTATTAAACCAACTACGGCTACAACTATTCTTAAATTTATTCCATAAAAAAAGCGAGTTTAACTCGCTTTAAAATTTTACATGTATTGGCAATAACCATTTAGGCAGAAAGAGTCCCAAGGAGGACAATCCTTTGCAGTAAAGCATCTAATATGCCATCCGCCACCATTAATGTTCTTTTGCTCATCCTTGTTTAGAGTAGATCCTAAACTTGAAATGTTTTTTAACATGATATAAAAATTTTAAGATTAGTTAGTGATTGCAATATATACCATACTTAAAATTTCCTTTTAAAAAACACCGTAAAAAAAGTAAGGATTTCCCTTACTTTTTAGAATTTATGGTATAAACCAAAGCTAATAGCTGGTTTTTTTGGAACATTTCTTCCAGAAAAAGCCCCTCCAAATCCAAGGTTTGCACCAAATTTATCGTTAAATTCTCCGATTAACTTTAAACCAAAAGCAGCATAACTTTGATCATTTACATACAATCCTGTTGCAATATTTTGTATTGGTTGTATTAAATCCCCATTTTTTAATGACATTACTCCGTCTAAAAACCCAGCAATCCATAACCAATCGATAGCTTTATATCCTACTTCACCACCTAGTTTATAGTTGCTACTATAATCGTTTGTTCTAATATCAAATCCTGTAAATGCCTGTACATACCAATTATCAAAACCTCTTCCTGCAATAACCAAAGGTGTAAAACTCCAAGCATCATAACCAGAACGTAAACCTGAAGCAGCTTCATAACTACTGGTATTTGCTTCTACCGTTAATTGCCCTGATAACAACCATTTCTTGTTAATAAAGTTGTGCTTTATTCCTAATTGAATGTTTCCAAGGGTTGTTTTAGACTCTTCTGTAATTATTGGTGTTGTAGCTACAGCATCTCCTGTTTGAATAAGTTTTAAAGGAATATTTCCAATTAAAGTAGTTTTATCAGATAATCCATATTCTGCATACAATTGTAAGGTATTGTCTGTAATTTCTCTTTGCGTAGCATAATCAGGATTTCCGTATAACTGATCGTAATTAGAAATTGTTGTAAAAGATAATTGAACATATCCCTCTCCTTTTTTCTTAGTCCAAGGACTTTGAGCTAATACAGAAAACGATACAAATAGTGCGGTAAAAATGAATAGTTTTTTCATGCCTTTTATATTTAAGTTTAAAAAATCACCTAATTAGTAGTACAACTAAGGTAATACTTACACAATTCTTTAACAAGAAACTTAGATAAAAAGCTGTAATTTTATAGTTATTAACAAAAAAAGGCTCATTTTTGAATAAACGAGAAAGATTTCGAATAAAAATGCTCAAATATAAAAGAAGACTACGAATTCGTGGTCTTATGGAGCGAGATGGAAATTTATTTGCATTTAGATCTCATGGCAGCCCTTGTAGTTGTTTTATTTGCAAATCTGATAGATATAGCCGAAAAATAAAGCATAAGCAAACACAAGATATTAATACACTTCAATAATACTGTATGACTTTTTTAAACAAAATAGAATATAAATTACAACAATTCAGTAAAAAGTTTTATTTAAACGAGTTGATAAAAGGAAGCATTTTATTTGTTTCTTTAGGATTACTTTACTTTTTCTTTACCGTATTTATTGAACATTTCTTATGGTTGCAACCTACCTATAGAACACTTCTTTTTTGGATTTTTATTGCTGTAGAGCTTGTATTATTAGTTCGCTTTATATGTTTTCCTATTTTTAAATTGCTGGGTTTAAAAAACGGTATTTCTCAAGAAGAAGCCTCTAGAATTATTGGAAATCACTTTCCTGAAGTAAAAGACAAACTATTAAATATTCTTCAACTAAAACAAGACAGTAATCAATCTGATTTATTAATCGCAAGTATTGAGCAAAAGTCAACCGAATTACAACCGATTCCATTTTCAAAAGCAATCAATTTTTCAGCAAACAAAAAGTATTTAAAATATGCGCTGATTCCTGTTTTAATTTGGCTAGTTTCTTTAGTTACCGGTTTTAACAAAAACATTAACCAAAGTTTTGATCGAATTGTAAATCACCAAACAGCTTATGCTCCTCCTGCACCTTTTTCATTTTTTCTTACTTCAAACGATTTAAATGTGATTCAAGGTGATCCTTTAACTGTATATATAGAAGCTAAAGGAGAAGTACTTCCGAACGCAGTTAAAATAAACTTTAATAATCAAGAGTATTTTATGCAAAACGAAGGGGTAGGGTTATACTCGTATACTTTTAACAATATTCAAGAGGAAATAACCTTTCATGCATCTTCGAATAATGTTCGTTCTACAACGCATACTATAAACATTATAAAAGCTCCTTCTATACAAAACATAAGCATGGAGTTAATTTACCCACGTTATACAGGTAAGAAAAATGAGCGCTTAGAAAATTCAGGAAATACAATTGTTCCACAAGGAACATTCATAAAATGGAACGTTAAAACGATTGAAACTGATACAGTTAATTTCATTAACAATGAAAAAACTGAAATTTTTACACAAAACGAACGCAATGATTTTTCGTACGAGAAAAAAATTCTTAATCCGCTACAATATCAAATAGCCACTTCTAATTCATTTTTAAAAAACTACGATAATTTACAGTTTAGTGTTGATGTTATAAAAGATGAGTATCCGCAAATTATCGTTAACTCAAATATTGATAGCATTAGTAGAGGAGAGGCTCAATTTGCTGGAAAGATTTCAGACGACTATGGATTTAAAAAATTAGAATTAGTGTACTATGACGTAACTCAACCTCAACTCCTAAACACACACACTATTTCCATTGGAAAAGAAAGTATTCAAACCTTCTTCTATTCTTTTCCAGATAACTTGAATTTAGTTGAAGGAATCAATTACGAACTATTCTTCCAGGTTTTTGATAATGATGCCGTAAATGGAAGCAAAAAAACAGTAAGCAAGAAGTTTTCTTACAGACAGAAGACCAACGAAGAAATAGAACAAGAGTTATTAAATGAACAAAAAGATTATATAGATAACCTTGAGAACTCACTTCAAAACCAGCAAAAAAATAAAAAGGCACTCGAGAAGGTTCAATTTGATATTCAGAATAAAAAGAATATGAATTGGAACGATCAAAAGAAGATTCAAAACTTATTAAAAAGACAAGAGCAGTATCAAAAAATGATGCAGCGTCAAACTGATAAATTACAGGAAAACCTAGAAGAAAAACCTTCTCAAAATGAAAAACTTCAAGAGAAAAAGGAAGATTTAAAGAAACGTATTGAAGAGTTAAAACAACTAGAAAAACAACAGAAAACTTTAGATGAATTAAAAAAGCTTGCAGAAAAATTAAACAAAGACGATTTACTAAAAAAAGCGAAAGAACTAGCTTCTCAAAACAAACAACAAGAACGAAGTTTAGAACGAATTTTAGAACTAACTAAACGTTTTTATGTTGAGCAAAAAACAATGCAAATAGCAGATAAATTAAATGAGTTAGCTAAAAAACAAGAAGAGCTTGCCAATAAAGAAAGTTCGTCAGAAGAACAAAAAGAAATACAAAAGGAGTTTGAACAAGCTAAAAA
The sequence above is a segment of the Tenacibaculum sp. 190130A14a genome. Coding sequences within it:
- a CDS encoding DUF4175 family protein, whose product is MTFLNKIEYKLQQFSKKFYLNELIKGSILFVSLGLLYFFFTVFIEHFLWLQPTYRTLLFWIFIAVELVLLVRFICFPIFKLLGLKNGISQEEASRIIGNHFPEVKDKLLNILQLKQDSNQSDLLIASIEQKSTELQPIPFSKAINFSANKKYLKYALIPVLIWLVSLVTGFNKNINQSFDRIVNHQTAYAPPAPFSFFLTSNDLNVIQGDPLTVYIEAKGEVLPNAVKINFNNQEYFMQNEGVGLYSYTFNNIQEEITFHASSNNVRSTTHTINIIKAPSIQNISMELIYPRYTGKKNERLENSGNTIVPQGTFIKWNVKTIETDTVNFINNEKTEIFTQNERNDFSYEKKILNPLQYQIATSNSFLKNYDNLQFSVDVIKDEYPQIIVNSNIDSISRGEAQFAGKISDDYGFKKLELVYYDVTQPQLLNTHTISIGKESIQTFFYSFPDNLNLVEGINYELFFQVFDNDAVNGSKKTVSKKFSYRQKTNEEIEQELLNEQKDYIDNLENSLQNQQKNKKALEKVQFDIQNKKNMNWNDQKKIQNLLKRQEQYQKMMQRQTDKLQENLEEKPSQNEKLQEKKEDLKKRIEELKQLEKQQKTLDELKKLAEKLNKDDLLKKAKELASQNKQQERSLERILELTKRFYVEQKTMQIADKLNELAKKQEELANKESSSEEQKEIQKEFEQAKKELDDLKKENEKLKQPMDIPSMEEMKKEAENELNKAQENLDNKKQSDAKKNQKKAAEKMQEMSQKMQNSMQSMSAEMEEETMEGMRQVLENLITFSFDQESLMNVFSSTSSSHPNFGKNLQKQHQLKAYFEHIDDSLFVLSMKNPRISSKIQNHLADAHYNLDQSLENFADNNFRNGLSNQQYVMTAANNLADMLSNTLDAMQNPKPGSGKGNGKGKSFSLPDIIQKQESLMEKMNQGMQKKNQGQPKDGEGGKQKGEGKQQNGKDGQGDDLDGELYEIYKEQSELRQQLENAIKEGRDGNGKAKNALKQMEQLENEILEKGFTQETINRMQRLNYELLKLDKATFEQNRDKKRKSRTNFNNYKNSNAKQLQFKKLFYNQTEILNRQSLPLRQNYKKKVQEYFNSPQKQE
- the gltX gene encoding glutamate--tRNA ligase; protein product: MTENVRVRFAPSPTGPLHMGGVRTALFNYLFAKKHNGTFVLRIEDTDQTRYVANAEQYIIDSLDWCQIPFDEGPGRNEKFGPYRQSERKELYKKYADELIAKGWAYYAFDTAEELTAHRNDHEEKGKTFIYNWHNREKLQNSLSLSSEEVTAKIAAGEKFVVRFKSPKDEVLVLQDEIRGEIKIDTNLLDDKVLFKSDGMPTYHLANIVDDHLMEISHVIRGEEWLPSLALHVLLYRAFDWTAPKFAHLPLILKPVGKGKLSKRDGDKLGFPVFPLEYTNETSGDVSRGYKEDGYFAEAFVNMLSLLGWNPGTEQELFSLEELIQSFDLQRVSKSGAKFSPEKTQWFNQQYLQKKSDKELADLYLAILADHTIETDSTYVEKVVGLVKERATFVADFWDLSNFFFVNPSEYDPKASKKQWKEGTPDLMKELVTVIEGIEDFSSENTETKVKEWITAKEIGFGKVMQPLRLSLVGALKGPHLFDIMAMIGKQATINRINNAITTLS